The DNA region AACCCATCGTCGGTATCGACAGGCGATCACGCGAGCCTGGCAATTGCCATCGAGTTTGAACAGACAGTGCATCGCCCCATTCTCGGTGTCGCCATCAAAAACAAAGAGGGGGTGACAGTGTACGCCACTAACTCCGAGATGCTCGATTCGAATGAGATTCCTCTACTTGGCGAATCCGGAACTTCAGTTCGCATCGATATCAACTTCACTTGCGCAATGGGTGCGGGCGATTACTTCATATCCCTTGGTGTAGCGAGTCGTGACGGTTCGGAAGTAATTCCCCACGATCGACGCTATGACGCGATCCATATGCATGTGCTTGGATCCACATTTGTTGGATTCAGCAATCTGGAACTCCAGATGCGTCCGTCGGCCAACTGAAGAAAATATTATGAAAGAAACAATGAGAGCATCGTTGGCGGCGCGTTATGATCTTCATTCGAATCTCTGGCTCCGAAAGGGCGAGCCGGAGGCTTTTGCCTACTCTGATGGTGATGAGACCGAGAATCGGATTCACGACATTATTGCGGCGGCGGGCGATGTTTCGCTCTTTTCTTACGAACTGAAAGCCGCTCAGACGGACTGGGCATCCCGATATCATCTGAGTGCCACGCGCGCCAACCTGCTCAGGCCCCTGGCTTCCATTTTGTCCGGCTCCACGATGGAGATTGGTTCGGGTTGTGGAGCTATTTCACGCTTTCTTGGCGAGCTCGGTGGCGATGTCGTTGGTATTGAGGGGAGTCCGCGTCGGGCTGCCATCGCCGCGTCGCGATGCAGGGATCTTCCAAACGTGAACATCGTCAACGAAGTCTTTGATGACCTTGTGGTCGATGAGAAATTCGACGCGGTTACCTTGATCGGCGTGCTTGAGTACTCCTCGATTTTCGGTAAAGGTACCAACCCAGCGCTTACGTGGCTCAAGAAGGCGTACGAAAGCCTCAACGACGGCGGGCATCTTGTCATTGCGATCGAGAACCAGCTGGGTCTTAAATACCTCGCGGGCATGCCTGAAGATCACCTCGCGAAGGCGATGTTCGGTATCAATGATCTCTACGGCGAAGGCACGGCGACGACGTACGGCCGCGTCGAGCTATCAGGATTGCTAGCCGAGGCCGGGTTCGGTTCTGTGGAAGTGGCCCTGCCGTTTCCCGATTATAAGCTCCCAACATCGGTATTGCTTCCCCGGTCGTACGATTCCACCTACCCATCGTTTGACGCATCCGCTTTCGCCAGACAGAGCGTGGCAGCCGACGCACAGTTGATCCATGCGCCCTTGTTTTCGCTTGGGCAGGCATGGGGTGTGGTTGGTCGAAATCACTTGCTTCCTGATCTCGCAAATTCGTTCCTCTTTGTTGCGCGAAAAGGAACAGTCCCGGCGGCGTGGGCTACATCGGGTGCTATCGCGCACCACTTTTCAACTGAGCGCTTGCCTCCCTACTGCAAGCAGGTCGATTTCGTCCCGACTGAAGCTGGCATTAATGTCAAGAAAACGAGGCTTGCGCCGGATAGTCATAGTGAGCAAATGCGTCCAATATCGCTCGTTATCGCCGATGAGCCATATATTCCGGGCGCCAATCATTGCGATCGCTTTGAGCGAATCGTATCGGCGCAGGGTTGGGGGATTGCGGAGGTCGCTGAGTGGCTCGGCGAGTGGCAAGAGGCACTCGATGAGCTGCTGCTGACACATGGGGTGCGGGGCCCGCACCACGTGCATTCGATGCTCCCGGATTGGGCGATCGACGCCCTTCCGCGCAATCTGATGCGGAGTGCGTCAGGTGCTTGGCACTTCATTGATCTTGAATGGGAGTGGAAGGCAGGGGTCGAGTACGGTTACCTTGCCTATCGAGCTATCACGGTTGCGATGGCATCGCTAACGGCGATTGCCGCCCCCGCACTGAAGCGCCACCGATTTATTCGTGAGGTGATGCTCGACGTCCTGGCTGCGCGGGGTATGAGCATATCGTCCGCTGACATCGAGCGCTATGTTGAGCTCGATGGCGTCCTTAGGAAACTAGCCTTCGGCGTGAGCGCCGACTTTACATCGCGTGACTTCGGTGCGTTCGAAGTGGCGGTGATGCCCGATGTGACCTCGCTCGTGATAGATGCCGCAAGTGAGGCTCGTGCCAGCGCCTTTAGCGATCTCACCGAGGCTGGCGGAGTCGTGGAGGAGAGCGCACTTGAAAGTCTGGTTCTGCTGCGAGAGCGTGAAAACGCGGAGCTTGCTGCCGAGCTGGGCTCTCTGCGCGCCGAGCTTGCAACCGCAACCTGCGAGCGAGACGCGCAACAGCGGCGGAGCTGTGAGCTTTCTGATGAGATTGACGCCTTACGGCACGACATAGCGTTCGTGCATCACGCGCATGCCGCGACACAGCACTCGTATGTTGAGCTTCAGTCGCATTTGGCTTCCGTCTTATCGTCAAAGAGCTGGCGCTTGATGGCTCCGCTTCGCATTGCGAGACGCTCCCTGAAGCCCGGTGGACTTCGCATTGAGGCAGGGCGTGCCGCCCGTGCCGCCTTCCGCGCCATGCCTGGAAATCATGAGGGAAAGCGCCGCCTGAAGGAGTCAATCCTTAATATCATCGAGCACTTCCGTAGTGGTCGATCACGCGTCGGAGAGCCTGAAGCTGAAGAAGCTACCAGCAGCCTCCCCCCAGAGTCTGTACAGGCACGAGTTGTCTCGACTCCTGCGGCCGACGAGTACGTTTCGATCGCTGCGTCCCCGGTTCGGCCGTGGGAGATCGATGTCCGCCTGATCGCGTTCTACCTACCCCAGTTTCATCCCATCGCTGAGAATGACGCGTGGTGGGGGCGTGGCTTCACTGAATGGACCAATGTCACCAAGGCCCGGCCTCAGTACCCGGGACATCATCAGCCCCAGCTTCCGGGGGAGCTGGGGTTCTACGATCTGCGTTTGATCGACGTGATGCGTCAGCAGGTTGATCTCGCCAAGCTCTACGGTATAGCCGGATTCTGCTTTCACTACTATTGGTTCGGGGGGCGTCGTCTTCTCGAGCGGCCGGTTAATCAGTTTCTGGAAAGTGATATCGATTTCCCTTTCTGCATCTGCTGGGCAAATGAAAACTGGACGCGACGCTGGGATGGTATGGACGGTGAGATTCTCATTGGCCAGGCTCATTCTGAAGCCGACGACCTTGCCTTTATCGAAGCCTTGATTCCCCTGCTTCGTGACAAGCGCTATATCCACGTAAATGGGAAGCCGCTAATTGTGGTCTACCGTCCCTCTGTGCTGCCTGATGCGGCAGCGACAGTAGGGCGTTGGCGCAAATATTGCCGCGAGGCTGGCGTGGGCGAGATTTTCATGGGTATGGTCCAGTTCGATGTAGACGACCCTCGCACGTACGGCTTCGATGCGGCGATTGAATTCCCACCTCATAAACTGGCAAGAAATCTCCCCGCGATCAACGACGAGATCGATGGGTTGGCTTCGGATTTTGCGGGTACCGTCATTGACTACGAAGCGATCTGCGACAGAGCCGCAGAGGTCGAAGACGAAGGGTTTAATCTGTTCCGCGGTGTCTTTCCCTCGTGGGATAACGAAGCACGGAAGCCCGGCCGCGGATATCTTTTTCACGGAGCCACGCCCGAGCGCTATGGACGTTGGTTGCGCCAAGGGCTCGACTTTGCGCGCAGGCATCCTGTCGAAGGCGAAAAGATCGTTTTCGTTAATGCCTGGAACGAGTGGGCCGAAGGTGCTCACCTTGAACCAGATCGTCGTTATGGTTACGCGTTTCTGCAAGCTACCCGTGATGCATTGGTAAGCGCGCATGGCGATTTAGGACCTTCCAGGCGGCTGATTCTTGTAACGCACGACGCCCATCCGCACGGCGCACAGTACCTCACATTAAATATCGCTCGAGAATTACGCGAGGTTTTTCACGTCCAGCTAGACATCGTTTGTTTAGGAGAAGGTCCTCTTATAGAGAAATTCTGTAGATTCGGGGACGTGCATCTTCTGGCCGGTCTGCCGCAGGATGGTGCGGAGGCAAAGGAACTTGTTGATCGATTGGCGGCGAAGGCCAGTCATGCCGTAGTAAATTCGACCGTTTCCGGTCTCTTCGCCGGCGCTATGGCGGATGCTGGAATTGAAATCGCGACCCTGGTTCATGAAATGCCGGGCGTCATCAGGCAATACCATGTGGAAGAGCATGCGAGAGTCATCGCGGCTGTTTCGCGTCGTGTTCTGTTTCCTTCCGAGGTTGTCCGCGACGGCTTTCTTCAGTTCGCTCAGGTTCCAGACACGGCCTCGGAGATTCGTCCGCAAGGCCTTTTTACGCGAAGCCCCTGGCGCGGAATGCGGGACCGGGCTATTCCTCGGGCGAACTTACGAGAGAAACTCGGTATTGCTTCCAGTGATCAGGTTGTTCTGTCTGTTGGCTATGCCGATCTACGCAAGGGCGCCGATCTCTTCGTCGAGGCGGCGTTGCAGATTCTAGCGTCCCGGAATGACGTTCAATTCGTTTGGGTGGGACACGCCGATGACAATCTCCTGGCATCGCTGACACCGAAGATCTCGGACGCTGGCTTCTCACATAACTTTCATTTTGTGGGGATGGACTTTAATACGGCGGACTATTACGCCGGAGCTGATCTCTACGTCCTTGCATCTCGAGAGGATCCGTTTCCTTCCGTCGTGCTTGAGGCGCTTTCTGTAGGACTTCCGGTGGTGGCGTTCGCTTCCTCGGGAGGAGCAAGAGACATTCTGAGTCGTGGATGCGGATTGTTGGTCCACGAGCAGACATCGGGCTCATTGGCTTCCACTGTAGCGAATGTGCTCCTGGACGGTAAGCTTCTTAAGCGCCTCGGTGACGTTGGAATGCACTTGGTCGCAACCGAATTCTCGTTTCGACGGTACGTATTTACCTTGCTGGACGCATGCGGATTGCCGGTTCCAAAGGTTAGTGCGGTCGTTCCGAACTATAACTACGCGCATCTTCTAGGCGAGCGGCTTCGTTCGATCGACGCCCAGACGCTACCTGTCTATGAGTTGATCGTGCTCGACGATGGTTCGACGGACGGCAGCATAGATGCTCTGGACCGACTGCGTCCGACCCTGGACACCGAATTTGTTGTCGTTGCCAATACGATTAATAGCGGCTCCGTCTTTCGCCAGTGGATGCGTGGCGCCCAGCTCGCGCAGGGTGAGTATCTCTGGATCGCGGAGGCAGATGATGCGTGCGAGCCGAGATTCCTTCAGGAAGTCCTGCCGGTGATGATCAGTGACCCGGGCGTCGTCCTCTCCTTTTCTCAGTCCCGGCAGATTGATGATGGAGGTCATGTGATAGCGGACGACTACCTTGGGTATACGAACGACGTCGACGGTCATCGATGGCGAGCCGATTATGTCAATGATGGGGCGGATGAAATTGCCACTGCGCTGTCAATCAAGAACACCATTCCAAACGTAAGCGCCGTGGTTTTCCGTACGACAGCGGTGCGGCAGGTGCTCGAGCAGGAGATTGAAGACATTGCGTCTTTCAGGATCGCTGGGGATTGGCTCACCTACATGCTGGTCGCCTCTGGAGGACGCGTCGCGTTCACGGCGAAGGCTCTGAACCACCATCGACGGCATGCCGCAAGCATAACGCTCGGGTCGGATCAACTGCCGCACCTCCAAGAAATTCTCAGGGTGCAAGAGATAGCCCGAAGCCGTTTCGATGTTCCCGTTGGGCAAGCCGAGCGTGCATGGCAGTACGCAGAGGGGCTGTATCAGCAGTTTGGCATGGCATCTCCAGCCAGCCCTACCTTAGGGGCTCGACCTGACTTGGCGCACTTCCGTCCCTGAGTGGCGGGATGCTCGCTACCCTAGGCTAGTACTAGGGTGGCGGGTAGTCATGGGTATACTTCGCAAGAAGTTATTTGGAGTCGCGCACGTGGTTGTATTGGTTATTGGTGGAAACGGGTTTATCGGGTCGCGCCTGACCGAGCGGCTGCGTGGGCGGGGAGTGGATGTTCGCATTTTGGATGCGGGCATCCCTCGACCTGATTTTGACTGGCAGGGAATCGACTATCGCAGGGGATCACTAGCGGAGCGCGGGGCGATTCTTGAGTCGCTAAATGGTGTGAATGTGGTGGTGCACTGTGCCAGCAGTACCGTGCCCAGTACTTCAAATCTCGATCCTGTTGGCGATGTCCAACAAAATCTTGTCGGGGCCATCAATGTTCTGGAGGCCATGCGCCAAGTTGGCGTCGGCCGCATCGTTTACCTTTCATCTGGGGGCACGGTCTACGGCGATCCCATAGAGGAGCCGATTCCAGAAAGCCACGAGCTAAATCCGATCTCATCTTATGGCGTCGTCAAGGTTGCTATCGAGAAGTATCTGTCGATGTATCGCTCCTTGTATGGGATCCAATCAGTCATTCTCAGGCCGTCCAATCCGTATGGCCCGGGTCAGCTATCCACAGGAGTCCAAGGCCTTATTGCTTCCTTTCTTGGTAAAATCTTGTCGGGCGAGACCCTTCCCATCTGGGGAGATGGCGAGATAGTCAGAGACTATCTCTACATAGACGATCTCATCGACATGCTTTGCCTCGCGGTCCTGCGCTGTGAAACGGGGATCTTCAACGTTGGGAGCGGTCAAGGACAGTCGGTAAACGATATCGTCGCCGCGATAGCCTCGGCGACGGGCTTCATGCCCGAGATCGTTCGCATGGAGGCGCGAAGCTTTGACGTAAAAAGAGTTGTACTGGACGTGTCTCGTGCCCGCGACGTATTTGGCTGGACGCCGCGCACGACCCTGTCAGATGGAATTCAGTTGGCCTGGAAGTGGCTGAAGCAAAGTCGCGCGCCGGAGTAGGCACGCGCTACGAGTGGGGCGGCCGTGCGTACGCGCAGGTTTTCTTGGGGGAAGAACAGGTGAAGAAATGAATCGGCTGTCCGTGGCAGAGGCACAAAGGATCGAGTTGGACAGCGTGGAAGAGCGCGTTGTCACATCGCGTCCCCGTCTTGACTTTATGGACGCCCTGCGCGGGCTGGCTGCCAGTTACGTCGTGCTGTACCACATGGTGTTGCTGCCGATGCCGAACCTCCCAGTCCCACCTTGGCTGGCGGCGTTTGCCGGAAATGGCGGCTCCGGCGTGACGTTGTTTTTTGTTGCGAGCACTTTCTCACTGTTCTACACCATGCCGTCGCGGTTGAAGGAGCCAACGCCCCGCATCAGCTTTTACTTGCACAGGCTGTTTCGAATAGCGCCGCTTTTCTACGCAGTGGTTTTGGCTTCAATGCTGCGAGACTATCTCGTGTTCGGCGTCTCTCATTCAGGCTGGGAAGTTGCCGGAATGGTCACCTTCATCTTTAATCTTATCCCTGGACATCAGGAGAGCTTTGTGTGGGCAGGATGGACGATCGGCGTCGAAATGCTGTTCTACGCAGCGTTTCCTGCGATTTACGCGCGCGTGCGAACCATCTACGGGGCGATCGCCTTCTTCCTGGTGACTCTCATCGCCTGGAACGTCCTTATTGTTTTTCTGCCAATGGTCCCCCTTAGCGACGTGCAGCGCGCCTCGGTCCTTCAGTGGTTCGTATTGCGCCATCTCCCGATATTTGCCATCGGAGGCATCTGCTTCTATGCCCTCCAAACGCATTTGAAGTCAGGTTCACGTTCTCAATCTCAAGCCTCCTTAGGTGCCATGCTTGTGTTGCTTGCTATGTTTCTATACATGGCGCTTCTTTCATCCTGGCTACCGAATATATTCGGCGCTCAATACTACTGGCAGGGCGTTGTTTACGGTTTGGCCGTATGTGGACTTTGTCTCTGGCCATGGTCACTGCTTGTGAACAGGTTGACTATGTTTTTGGGAAAGATCAGCTACTCGCTTTACCTTATTCATCCCACGGTCATCTACTTCTTAACCCCTGCGTACCGTAATATCTACTCGCACGTACCGAGGGCGTCGCTTGCTCTCGCTGCTTGTCTCGCATTGACTCTGGCGGTCGCTAGTCTTATTTCCTACGTTACTTATCGATTGGTCGAAGAGCCTTCCATCAAGGTGGGCAGGCGGCTGTATGCGCGATTCAGAAATCAGCAATCGCCGAAGGCGTCCGCCGCATGAAGGAATTTCGCATCGACTTTCACCCTGGAACAGTGCCTTCAGGTGAAGAGTTACTACCGCATCATCTTTGCTCGGCTTCTGACCTCACATGAACATCACTTCAAGCCAAGGCTTCGACTCATCGCAGCCTCGCGTCCGTCGATTCATTACTGCGATCCTGTTCGCCTGGTTTGCGATTTCGGCGTACGGCATCTGGGCATATGCCAGCCGTGAAACCGAGCCTCCGGTTTTTGATGCATTGTCGTACGTTCAGAAGGCGCAAGCGTTCTGGGCCGCAGTCGGCTCCGGCCATCTTTTTAATCCATTCAATCTCGAACCACCTATCCGTCCGTTCGGCACAGTTTTCTTCACGCATCCGTACGGATTTACGGAAGACTTCAGACCGTTCTATTTTCTTTCGGAATTTCTGCCGGGAGTGATTCTCGTACTCTCGCTGGCTATCGTGGCCGGGCGCAACGCATGGCGTAATGCACGCGAGACGTGGTTCGTTGGCATAGTTTTGATCGTCGCAGGAAGCCTCCCATCGTATTATCAGTTCGCGTCGGCCGAAGGCGTGCCCATCATGGGTACGTGGGGCTTCGTCGACACGCTATTTGGTGCACTCGGCGCTCTCGCGATGGCATTTGCGACTCGTGCGAAGCCGAGTTCCTGGATGCGCGACACGTTTGTTTCCGCGTCGTTGGCCGTTCTGACCATTCTCGTTAAGCCCGCTGGGCTAACTCTTATGTTGCTGATAGCTGGCTCCTGGGGGCTTATGGGATTGGGCGCCACGCTGAGGCGTAACTTGGCGCGCGCGGCCCTGCTTAAGGGCATATCGGTATACCTCGTTATTTACGGGTCCACAGCGCTGGTTTTGTATCACTCCGCGTATTTCTCAAAGGAGAACTACCTTTACGGTCTCAGTAGCATGAAGCTGCTGCATGCTGCACAGGTCACCTCTCCCACGGTGAGCCAGATCTTTGCGAAGCTCCATCTCGCATTCGGCGTACCGTTGACGATCATTCTGATCGCGGCCGTAGGATTTACCGTCTGGCAGCGCCAATGGGAGCGGCTAGGCGTTGCGCTCGTTTGCCTGGCTGGAGGGTTCTGGCTGTGGTTGGGCCAAACCAATATAGAGCACGTCCGATACTTTTTCCCCTTTCCGATCATGGCGCTTACGGCGGCGCTACCAGCATTGACGCATTCTTCCGCTACGTTTCCAAGGCTGGTCACTGCAGGCAGTGCACTTCTTCTGGTACCAACCGTTATCATTGCTTGGCTTCTGCTCAGCGCGAATCCGTCACCGCGCCTCGAAAGAATCGTCGGCACAAATCTTTCAACAAATCTCCATGCCGCTGAGGTCGCGCAGGGGCGGGCACTTGCATCCATTCTTGCGGCAGATCCTTCGCATAGTAGTATCGTGTATTACTGCGGCGTTGCTCCGAAGGTGAAGGCATTCGAGGCGGTGATGGATTGGAATCGCGTCCTGGGTTTGAAGGGCGGAAACTCTAACCCCGCGCTGCCGATCGACTGGGTGCGCGAGCACGCTTATCGTCTAGATGAGGTGATACGGGCGAAATACGTTGTCTTCGAGCCCTACGAACACCCAGATCAGGCCTCTGCCAGCCTGCCGGTGGCGGATGACTTCGACAAGGAGCAGGTAGTCGTCCGCGCATGGTTATCTTCGTTGAATGAGGCGTCGGGTGTTCGGATTATTTCCGACGACGGTGTTCGGGTCTTGGAGATCGTGGATCCGATGAAGGTGGCGACGGCAGCTTCTCGTGATCTGCTTCCGCATCACATTTTCCGACAAGTGTTCCTCGATGGATTTACCGAGCGTAGCTTCCTCTCTCCGGCCGAAGCGCAAGGGTTGTCTGGGAACAGGCTAGCTGCGCCCCTCGAGCTGCGCTGGGACGGGCAGGTGGTGGCTTTGATGGACGCTGTTCTGGTAAGTGCGAACACGGATGGCACAAGGTTGTTTGACATTTACATTCATCAACAAAAAGCGTTGCCAGAGCCCGGTTCGGGCTGGACGGTGTTCGTGCATGCGATGGATGATGCAGGTGAAATTGAGCAGGCGTACGTGTCCTATAAAGATTCGCTGTTGTCCCCCAGCGGCGACGTTCACTATCGTTTGTCCTTACCTGTGACTTCTAGGTCGCCAGTCCGGTATGCCGTGGGCATCTTCCGCCACGGAGTTGGCCGTGAAGATAGCTTCCTTACCAGCGAGGGCGGTGACTGGGACGGGCGCCGCCATGTCCTCTGAAGAAGAGCCGACGCATGGGCATTGGATCGTTGAGCGGTGCCCTCGTGCGCTCAGGCGTTTCTTGCGCAGAAGACCAATGTGGCTCGTTGAGGTTGTCCTTTTTTTGGCGGTCGGGGGGGCGCAGCTCACGCTCGACTGGATTGTCTACGTTGTACTTTCCTACGGAACGTTGCCTGTGGCCGTCGCGAACATAATCGCGCGCATGAGTGGCGCATCCCTGGGCTTCTGGTTGAATCGAAAAGTAACATTTCCGGGCGCTGATGGTCGTGTTGGGCGAAGTCATTTCTTGCGTTTTTCAGCATTTTGGGTCGTCGCGACCTTCTTCAGTACCGCGATCCTCGAAGCTGCTAGATGGCACTATGGTCTTGAGGCTTCGTGGTTGGTTAAACCCGCGATTGAAGCCGTACTGGCTGTAGCGAGTTACCTGATCTCCAAATATTGGATTTATCGATGACAGCGACCCATGTTGTGCCAATCGCGAAGGCTGCTGGCCT from Luteibacter mycovicinus includes:
- a CDS encoding GtrA family protein, which codes for MSSEEEPTHGHWIVERCPRALRRFLRRRPMWLVEVVLFLAVGGAQLTLDWIVYVVLSYGTLPVAVANIIARMSGASLGFWLNRKVTFPGADGRVGRSHFLRFSAFWVVATFFSTAILEAARWHYGLEASWLVKPAIEAVLAVASYLISKYWIYR
- a CDS encoding glycoside hydrolase family 99-like domain-containing protein: MKETMRASLAARYDLHSNLWLRKGEPEAFAYSDGDETENRIHDIIAAAGDVSLFSYELKAAQTDWASRYHLSATRANLLRPLASILSGSTMEIGSGCGAISRFLGELGGDVVGIEGSPRRAAIAASRCRDLPNVNIVNEVFDDLVVDEKFDAVTLIGVLEYSSIFGKGTNPALTWLKKAYESLNDGGHLVIAIENQLGLKYLAGMPEDHLAKAMFGINDLYGEGTATTYGRVELSGLLAEAGFGSVEVALPFPDYKLPTSVLLPRSYDSTYPSFDASAFARQSVAADAQLIHAPLFSLGQAWGVVGRNHLLPDLANSFLFVARKGTVPAAWATSGAIAHHFSTERLPPYCKQVDFVPTEAGINVKKTRLAPDSHSEQMRPISLVIADEPYIPGANHCDRFERIVSAQGWGIAEVAEWLGEWQEALDELLLTHGVRGPHHVHSMLPDWAIDALPRNLMRSASGAWHFIDLEWEWKAGVEYGYLAYRAITVAMASLTAIAAPALKRHRFIREVMLDVLAARGMSISSADIERYVELDGVLRKLAFGVSADFTSRDFGAFEVAVMPDVTSLVIDAASEARASAFSDLTEAGGVVEESALESLVLLRERENAELAAELGSLRAELATATCERDAQQRRSCELSDEIDALRHDIAFVHHAHAATQHSYVELQSHLASVLSSKSWRLMAPLRIARRSLKPGGLRIEAGRAARAAFRAMPGNHEGKRRLKESILNIIEHFRSGRSRVGEPEAEEATSSLPPESVQARVVSTPAADEYVSIAASPVRPWEIDVRLIAFYLPQFHPIAENDAWWGRGFTEWTNVTKARPQYPGHHQPQLPGELGFYDLRLIDVMRQQVDLAKLYGIAGFCFHYYWFGGRRLLERPVNQFLESDIDFPFCICWANENWTRRWDGMDGEILIGQAHSEADDLAFIEALIPLLRDKRYIHVNGKPLIVVYRPSVLPDAAATVGRWRKYCREAGVGEIFMGMVQFDVDDPRTYGFDAAIEFPPHKLARNLPAINDEIDGLASDFAGTVIDYEAICDRAAEVEDEGFNLFRGVFPSWDNEARKPGRGYLFHGATPERYGRWLRQGLDFARRHPVEGEKIVFVNAWNEWAEGAHLEPDRRYGYAFLQATRDALVSAHGDLGPSRRLILVTHDAHPHGAQYLTLNIARELREVFHVQLDIVCLGEGPLIEKFCRFGDVHLLAGLPQDGAEAKELVDRLAAKASHAVVNSTVSGLFAGAMADAGIEIATLVHEMPGVIRQYHVEEHARVIAAVSRRVLFPSEVVRDGFLQFAQVPDTASEIRPQGLFTRSPWRGMRDRAIPRANLREKLGIASSDQVVLSVGYADLRKGADLFVEAALQILASRNDVQFVWVGHADDNLLASLTPKISDAGFSHNFHFVGMDFNTADYYAGADLYVLASREDPFPSVVLEALSVGLPVVAFASSGGARDILSRGCGLLVHEQTSGSLASTVANVLLDGKLLKRLGDVGMHLVATEFSFRRYVFTLLDACGLPVPKVSAVVPNYNYAHLLGERLRSIDAQTLPVYELIVLDDGSTDGSIDALDRLRPTLDTEFVVVANTINSGSVFRQWMRGAQLAQGEYLWIAEADDACEPRFLQEVLPVMISDPGVVLSFSQSRQIDDGGHVIADDYLGYTNDVDGHRWRADYVNDGADEIATALSIKNTIPNVSAVVFRTTAVRQVLEQEIEDIASFRIAGDWLTYMLVASGGRVAFTAKALNHHRRHAASITLGSDQLPHLQEILRVQEIARSRFDVPVGQAERAWQYAEGLYQQFGMASPASPTLGARPDLAHFRP
- a CDS encoding acyltransferase family protein; translation: MNRLSVAEAQRIELDSVEERVVTSRPRLDFMDALRGLAASYVVLYHMVLLPMPNLPVPPWLAAFAGNGGSGVTLFFVASTFSLFYTMPSRLKEPTPRISFYLHRLFRIAPLFYAVVLASMLRDYLVFGVSHSGWEVAGMVTFIFNLIPGHQESFVWAGWTIGVEMLFYAAFPAIYARVRTIYGAIAFFLVTLIAWNVLIVFLPMVPLSDVQRASVLQWFVLRHLPIFAIGGICFYALQTHLKSGSRSQSQASLGAMLVLLAMFLYMALLSSWLPNIFGAQYYWQGVVYGLAVCGLCLWPWSLLVNRLTMFLGKISYSLYLIHPTVIYFLTPAYRNIYSHVPRASLALAACLALTLAVASLISYVTYRLVEEPSIKVGRRLYARFRNQQSPKASAA
- a CDS encoding NAD-dependent epimerase/dehydratase family protein; the encoded protein is MGILRKKLFGVAHVVVLVIGGNGFIGSRLTERLRGRGVDVRILDAGIPRPDFDWQGIDYRRGSLAERGAILESLNGVNVVVHCASSTVPSTSNLDPVGDVQQNLVGAINVLEAMRQVGVGRIVYLSSGGTVYGDPIEEPIPESHELNPISSYGVVKVAIEKYLSMYRSLYGIQSVILRPSNPYGPGQLSTGVQGLIASFLGKILSGETLPIWGDGEIVRDYLYIDDLIDMLCLAVLRCETGIFNVGSGQGQSVNDIVAAIASATGFMPEIVRMEARSFDVKRVVLDVSRARDVFGWTPRTTLSDGIQLAWKWLKQSRAPE